Below is a genomic region from Sphaeramia orbicularis chromosome 6, fSphaOr1.1, whole genome shotgun sequence.
caaacagccactggtgaccaaaagcatctactgagctaaactgtttaatacctgttgatccactaatcctatccatatatgtcaataattgatgtaaaatgtagtttatcatcttttcatggtcatcagatatgatccatttggacattcagacgctctgtagttaccgtggaaacaccatcatcttctacaacacaggtgtcaaacacgcggcccaggggccaaatccggcccaccaaaggatccaatctggcccatacgatggatttgtgaaatacaaaaattacactgaagatattaacagtcgaggatgtcaaaatccttttaattcagattccacatacagactaattagatatcaagtgggtcagaccagtaaaatacaatcatattaaacctataaataatgaaaacagcaaattttctctttgttttagtgtgaaaaagtaaaattacatgaaaatgtttatgttaaaaaacttttattttacaaaaaatgtgaataacctggaatgtcttaagataagtaaatgcaattttaccaatattctgcttgttattaaatgttttgtgtatttgtgattgtatgtaagttgtaatgcacacgtgtaaatgaaaaactgataaactgaggcatagtaTTGCTAAAAtggcagttgtttttcttaagacatttccagttgttcatgttattccgatttttgtagatgttaacattatcataatttaatttgacttttttcactattattttgctggtccgacccacttgagatcatattaggctgaaagtgacccctgaactaaaatgagtttgacacccctgttctgcaACATTGATATTTGATGAATGACACTGGAAggatacacttgtttttatgttcaattattgatatctttgctgaaaaatttccctttcttcagttttctctgtttctgatataataaccttcaattttaatctgagcttttataaacatctacatgatcagtcaattaaatataggaaaaatacatgatttacactgaaaaaatgcaaaggatactattgcaatcaatggtgataaatcacttaaggaaggttaaatatagagaaaaatccatttaagaactgccacagaagtagcactgggtctttatgggttaaaatatgaaaggaaaattttcttatgatgTTTTATGCAAGTCTACACACGACACCAGACTGCATCACTGCACTTGTACCATTAAGGGTTCAAAATAATAAATTTATATGAGCCAGGCTTAGAGATAGATAAGAAGAAAACATTAAGGGAAGGAAAGATCGGGAAATCTTTCTCTCCAGGCAATTGCAAACAACCAGTTACATACTATGGCCTTGATGAACTGGGCTGACAGAGGAAAGCAGACATTTGGAGGGATGAGAAGGAGGACAATCAGTTTATCTCGACCCCCCCAGTTCAGCCTGTATCGCTGCACTGTCCTTCCTCAGACACACTAAATTTGGTTGAACATGAATAAACCTGGGCTACTTTACAATCAGTAGGTCTCCTGTGATTTGGAATACAATTATATTCttttttcctggaaaaacttacaaTAAGCAAATATTTAAACAAACTGCACACAATACTTTCAAATAATAAGAGCTTTTCTACTATTTAACATTACTCTTTTCAGGAATTAACAACTTATTAAgagtaatttaactttttattttcattataactTAACAATCACTAAAGAATTTGTCTAATTTGTCAGGGTATGTGATTGCTTTCTTATTGGACATGAAAGAAATGATTGAGTCAAAGCATAAAATTGGTCATTGTTCTTATCTCTCAAAACAAATGTCAAGCTCCTGCCTGTTGCTTAGTCTTTTATGTTATTCCACTTGATAAAGGTCAATTAAAAAAGCATAACAATTCATTTCTACATAGATATACCAAGTTACTCTGTTTTCAAGCAGAAAAAAAGGCTCCACTGTAGAGAACGGTGGCTGTCTTTTGCTTTATCTTTCTTTCCTCATACTCACTCTGTCATCCCTCAATTAAGGAACGAACCAGCATTGTCTGTGCCCGGGGCTACAGCAGTGCTCTTTAGTATTTTCAGCTTTCACGTTGGGGGAAGAGTCAGACTGGGACCCATTTGCCTCCTCTGTACCCTTGCAAGGTTGCTACTGTGGCAGCACACGACCAGGGGTCCACAGATAATCCTTTTACGTCCCTTTGCCTGCAGGCACTGTACATCACTTTGCAATCATGTTAACCAGCAAAGTCCTCAGCCAAAAGCGGTGCAAATTAACTTGATGTGTTTGGTGATGAGGTAGGAAACAGAAAGACTGGCACAAAAAAGGAAAAcgatgtgtttttctttctttccctaTGGCGTATCTGGTTTTATTTCCCACATTCAAATCTAATTTGTGAGGAGCCGTGGAGATTGGATTGAGCTGATAAAGTGACTTAATTTTCCACAGTTGACTTTTTGTGATCTAACCTTTATGTAAAGCCCCAGGGTCAGGGCTTGTATTATTGTCTTAAGATAACTACAGTGTTGTCAGGACTGCAGGAAACACAGCTGAACTCAGCAGAGATGCAGGAAAAAGCAAAAGGGGGGTACATTTACTGAATCAATGGCATATGCAGACCAGTCTAGTCCGGCACAAATCCAAAAGGAAGGCAGGAAGGAGATGAAGAAACGCTCAGAAGACACTGTCACCGAAAGTGAGGGTGAAGAAGCTGcatgaatacactgtaaaaaatgactgtagaattaacaccaaaaagttgtaaaattgcaatataaaaaaactgtaagtgacaatacaatgcaaagttgtttatttgaaaaggtttttgtgttaatgattaaatcaaatatagctgtagttcttacaggaagagtatgtgaacaaaaccagatttgtatgtagaaatgatgcatttctattgtttttagaaaataaaactgtaaattgaaatacaatgtggtgccatttaaactgcaagaccatagtGTTGAAATAACGatgtatttgcttttttatagacatataaaaaagttataaaaaagtaaacatttaacaatgtaacattttaaatttgtaaattaatgggttggtagagttggtagagcggctcatccaataaccaaagggttggtggttcagatcctggctctgactgtctatatgtcaaagtttacatgtaagacactgaaccctaaattggtcccagtaggacctggtggatttggacagTGCTttagacaccatgaaggtggagaaaatgtgctaaataagtgcagtccacttaccatttaaatccaatgctaaatctccatgtttaaaatgttacatctacatgttactgtaaatatgtttacagttggatgtgttttttacagtattgttctggaaaccacagctgccagtttttttttccataaaaacaggattttttttaatttttttttttattttttacagtgtattaatgATGGAATGATGGGCAGATCAGATGACAGATGGAAGTGGATCAAAGTGTGGTGCCAGAAGAGAAAAGACAGATAAGGAAAAGAGAGGATATGACAACGAAAAGGAGTTATTTTTAGAAAAGGGGAAACTGGTTTGCACTGTGTGACAAAATcattgaaaacaacaataaaacacaatcagTCCATAACATTAAACATAACAGAGTCCTGCATATGGTTAAAGAGTGCAAATAATTATAAAAAGGCAGTGGGTATAATGCAGCAGATGTattaatcacacttattttttttttacatgtagatAAAGGACTGCtgctagttttatttaatttgtcacagtgataagaaaaaaaataaataaataaatacagactcACTCCCTAATTGCTGTGTTTGTACATCCCTTCCATTTTTTTATAAGCCCTAACAACATTTTCATCAGACATCAGGAATATGGGCTGGTctttaaactttaaataaacTTTAAACACAGTAAGTTTGTGTATAGGTTGTATAATTGAGCATGTGCATGGTTGGGTGTGATAGATTCTGCGCGTTGATTGATTAGATCAGGATTAACCTGTTTGACGTCAGAAACTGCAAACAAATGATCCCATAAAaagagaaatctgtctggaaaaaaagagaaaagctcaGAGCGCAGGGCACAGCCTGAGAGGTCTGGTGAGCTCCACGACTACCCCGTCATTCCAGTTACACTTTGATAGACGAATAGAGACAATCCAGCAGACCAAACCTCAGCGGTGAAAATGCCCCTTTCGAGCAGTTCCACATCTTCTACAAAGAGCATCCGCAGAGCAGCGTCGGAGCTGGAGAGGTCTGACTCCATAACGGTAAGAGGCATCATAAATACGCACAAAAATCAGttgagtgttgtttttttttaatgtttgctttGCAGTTTTGttgcatgtctttttttttttttttttttttggcataaaacCACTGGGGAGTTTTTGCATTACGCACAGAGTTTGGTGAGTTGACCATTACGCACCACCGGCGGCGCCTTTTACGCACTAGACCTTATTCTCAGGTGGAAATGCGCTGCAGCATTTTAAAATTAACACCACAAAATTTATGGCAATTACTGTATAATTCCATTTAGGTCTTTGCTTTGCTTTAAATCACCTTAGGACATGTGGGTGTTCCAATGCGCATCCATCAGTCATTCCTCTGAGTCCAGACTCACGGTCACCACCAAACTTCTGCTTTCTTTCCCCTTCTTTTGGACCAGTCTCCCAGATTTCTAGGTAGACGACAAAGTTTGATCGAGGATGCCCGGAAGGAGCGAGAAGCGGCGGCTGCAGCAGCTTCTGCAGCAGAGGCCAGTGAACAGATCGTATTTGAGGAGGATGATGGAAAAGCGCTCCTCAACCTGTTCTTCACGTTAAGGAACTCCAAGACCCCTGCCCTGTCACGGACCCTCAAAGTTTTCGAGGTGGGATGTCAtaagaaaactaaaattaaacttaaattttaaccctttcatgcatgaattatgagagccttaattaagtttttttttttttttttttttactgagtgtttttattcctctaagcattaaaaaaacgtgattgacatgtttttatgaacctctttTTCGTGGAGTTGCAAAATTGTCCTTTCAGTtcgacaccatgcatttaatttttgaagagaagaaacgtctttactgacatactgtgtgaaaactatgaaataaaaacatttttaatgcagctaatatgatgttttctcacattttaacatactctaatactggtcattactcacttcatggagataatatgcaaaaaaacaggaaggttttttgtttaacccaaaaaaaatccttttacttttgtcatcattatgtttaaaaaaaaacaacaagcagctgatttacactcaaacatgttagtgcagatcaaatttatgaagaacagcaaagttacagtaattatatgaactacagtgtatgggatgatgcatgagcgtccactgtgttggctcatatggaactaaaataacaaaatccatgaatagaacagctgtaaaatagctgtccactgtagtgaccactgtgcatgaaagggttaaagttttttttttttttttgggcggtAAATACGCatttcttttgtttaaaaaattatattccttgtattattgttattttatccATCTAAGATACATCTATATTTGTGAGAAATGAATAGACATAACATACAAATCATTAtaactttatttgttttttatttatttattttatgagggGAATAAGGATGTTAAAATGTATGAAAGCAGGTTTGTGTCTGTGCTGACTTTCCTGACAGAACTGTTCCACTTCTTACCTTTGTCCAAATAGTCGTCTCACTGTGGGACAGTGTTACACAGTTGTCATCTGAGTTCATGCTTCGTTGTGGTGATTGTGTTTCAGACTTTTGAGGCTAAGATTCACCATCTGGAGACTCGACCATGCCGGAAGGTTAAAGACAGCCTGGGGGGCCTGGAGTATTTTGTCCGTTGTGAGGTTCACCTCACAGACGTCAGTACTCTTATCAGCTCCATCAAGAGGAACGCAGAGGATGTTAAAACAACCAAAGAAGTCAAATGTAACACCATCATAGCTCGCAACAATAAATTATAGCTTTTCCTAAACATCTGTTATGTATTGTAAAAGTCATAACAAAAACAGTCTgactcctttttgttttttttgttctagtTCACTGGTTCCCAAAGAAAATCGCAGATTTGGACAGATGTCATCATCTGGTCACAAAATTTGATCCAGATTTAGATCAAGACCATCCTGTAAGTACAGACTTATATAATGACAGAAGATTTTTGTAATTTGGTTCTTATGTTGTTAGACTGATATGTCATAACAGAAAAATGTAATCAGGGTTTTATATATTTGATTTTAACAGGGCTACACAGATCCTACCTACAGAGAAAGAAGGAAAATGATTGGAGACATTGCCTTCAGATATAGACAGTGAGATACAGAGCATTCTCTGAATTTACAACAgacatccataaaaaaaaaaaaaaacatgtaaaagggtTTGTAAAGTAATGCCACTTTGTCTGCTTATTCTTATGCTCAGTGGTGAGACGATTCCCAGAGTGGAATATACAGAAGAGGAGATTGGCACATGGTAAGAGATGATTATTTTAAATTCTGTTCATATAATGTACACGTGACAGCTGAAGAAATGGAAGAACCATAAAATCAAAATGTAACTGTAACTGCTTTTCATGCAAGCAGTTTGACCATCCTGCTGTTTCATATCAAAACATTGCTGCGTCCATTCACTCCCCACTGAGGTGTTTCTGAGGATGGTGCATGATGTGTCTTTCATGGCTGTTTTGCTAAATTAGTTACAGATAGAGGACACTATCAGAACAGTCAAAGTGTGGCAGCATGAGCTCATTCAAGCACAAAACATAAGAAATAACTTGACGGGAATAATTTGcaaatcagttttattttatttacatttcttaaagctttattttaacccataaagacccaaacatccaccagcaaccaaaatcatctactgatctaaaatgtctcatacctgttgatccattaattatatcaaaacatgtaaataatagttgtaaaatgcagttcgtcatcttttcatggtcatcagataagagccatttggacattcagagggtccgtaatgaatgtggaaacaccatgatcttctacaacatcaattcaccagtgaaaccagtggagttagatcaatgacagtggatggaggagaCACTtctattatgttcagttaatgatatctttgctgaaaaagtcacgttttgtTGAGTTTcgtctgtttttgatacaataaccctcaacgttaatctgagtttttataaacatctacatgatcagtaaattaaattcaggaaaatacatgattttactgaaaaaaactcaaaacacagagggtaatattataactaaatggtgataaatcacttaagaaaagttaaatatagagggaaaaaaatacattggaactgccacaaaagtaacactgggtctttatgggttaaattattgaTATAAAGATGCCCACAaaatttatttttctggtccattACATTTTTGTGTTCATCACATTCATATTTATTGTCAAATTCCATGTTTTTAACCAGGAGAGAAGTCTACTCAACTCTGAGGGATTTATACGTCACTCATGCCTGCAGTGAACACCTAGAGGCTTTCCGTCTTCTGGAAAGGCATTGTGGGTACAGTCCAGACAACATTCCCCAGTTGGAAGATGTGTCGTCCTTCCTCAAAGGTAAAAACAACCCAACAAATGCAGGTGAACGTACCGttgaagaaaaaattattagaccaccccttgttttcttctacaactaaaggtacatttgtttggacgaatataatgataacaacaaaaacagctcataagagtttaatttcagagctgatatctcgacattttccatgttttcttaataattaccaaaatcacttcagtcctTACATCAAtagtactgccaaaaacagtgcttttaggcatttcatgttttcttttctgtctgttttagtcacatgatacacacaggagttagtacttgattgctttgtgatgacttttgatggtctaatatatatatatttttttgcgaCTGTACAGTTCATGAATGCACTGTGCACGGATCAAGTGTTAAACTTTGCTTCCATCCTCTTTTTAATACAGAGCGTACTGGATTCCTGCTGCGTCCAGTGGCAGGTCTGCTTTCAGCCAGGGATTTTCTGGCAAGTTTGGCATTCCGGGTTTTCCAGTGTACCCAGTACATCAGACATGCTTCCTCTCCTATGCATTCACCAGAACCGTAAGTACACCTGTACCTCTGACCATATCAGCCAATACTACTgttactccatccatccatccatacatccaaacatacatacatacatcagtaGTTTGTTTCCGCAGCATAAATCAAATCCTTTCAGTATTTTTCCTTCAAAAATCAAAAATAGCCGTTAAAGCATTAAAGCTGCAAATgaaaattaacccataacgacccagacatccaccatcAATCAAAACTATCaagtgatctaaactgttgatccactaatcctatcaatacatgtaaatatttgttataaaatgcagtttgtcatcttttcatggtcatcagatatgacccatttggacgttcagaggctccgtagttaccatggaaacaccgtcatcttctatatcattgattcaccagtaaaactcatggagttggatcagtgacagttgatgaagacactgggttcatgctcagttaatgatattttactgcaaaagacactttttcttttgcgttgtcttgtattttttgttaccCCTGTCACAACATTTgtctagcacaaaaaaaaaaaaaaaaacctcacttaGGATAATGATTACAGGTGtacataaaatgagataagagTCAGAGTATGAAAGAACACATTTGATAGACCTATAGTTATACCGAATGCAATGTAAGAATACAGTATTGATGCTAATATATCAATTATGTGGAAGTGAGAAGATACAAAGCTCATATAATGACCATTTGTTGTAACTTGTGagaataaatttatttattatgattGTTTCCACCAAGTATAAAGTGCCTTTTTTATCACAACATTGGAATACAATTAAAatccagataagataagataagataagataagataagataagataagtctttattagtcccacaaggggaaattccacaTTTACAACAGCAAAGCACCAAAGCAcagaagagcaaaagaagtgcaaaaacaaaaataaagacaaatcaaaaaagctgtgtatactatttacagctgtgcacatgctgatcatgccacaggttggataagGATGTGTTTGGGTTTAGGAATTTAGGTCAAGTCTGGTCCCATCTGAGACTTAAactctttttttccttctctctttctTAAGTGACTGTGTCCATGAACTTTTGGGCCACGTCCCCATGCTGGCCGATCGCACTTTTGCCCAGTTTTCACAGGTAAATAACAACTACAAGAAAAAAGACAAGAAGATTTATAGGCTATTACATTCTTTGCATTGCATATTTTGGTcaaatctgtttctttttttgctgTAGAACCTCGGTCTTGCATCACTGGGGGCTTCGGATGAAGATATCGAGAAGCTGTCCACAGTAAGGTTTAATTAAACTGTAAATCACACTGTACAAGGGGAATTCAGGATCCACCACAGAGTTCTTGTTTTTCTCAGGCTCTTTCCCTCTTCTTGTTTTTTCCTGTCAGCTGTACTGGTTTACCGTGGAATATGGGTTGTGTAAACAGAATGGTGAAGTGAAAGCCTACGGTGCTGGACTGCTGTCCTCTTATGGAGAGCTTGTGGTGCGTCCCAACATGTTTCCTCTTACTTTTActtgaataaaaacacacagttacattaAATAAAGCTGCTGGCTTCTCctggatgttatgtttttttccccttcttttgcTTTAATCCAGCACTCACTGTCGGATGAGCCAGAGAAGAGGGAGTTTGAGCCGGAGGCAGCAGCGGTGCAGCCTTATCAAGACCAGACCTACCAGCCTGTGTACTTTGTTTCCGAGAGTTTTCCAGATGCCaaagaaaaattcaggtactcttttttttttcttactcatGTGTGTAGACTAGAGTCAATTCAATACAAATGTAGGAAACAtttggagacagagagagaaagaagaaaaaaaacagaaagtgaGGGGTTATGCAAGGACAAGGTCATGGAACAGCCAGCCAACCCCTGAGGCCACAAACTTTTGTAGGTCAGCCATAGCAGCCAGAAGACAGCTGTTACTAATGTAGTCCTTCTTACCAAGGCAAAACGCTGCAGTTTTATTTGGCACTAACATCAAATGTTACCCTGCAAAACAAGTAGCTCTAGTGAGTGTTTTGACAGTGTTTGGTCTCTAGAAGAATACAGCATGGGAGTGTTTGTGAAAGCGTAGCAAACATAAATATGAAACAGAGTGGCTTATGAATATCATCATATGCATTGCTTATGTGGTGCTGATACAAGCAGGATATCCCACTTTCTATATGCATATGCAACAGTCTAAACTAAAACAGGGGTGTTGGCTGTGGGATTTCCAACTTTTTCTAGTCAGTAGGAAGTTTTCTCAAGCCAAGAGAAATATTTGGGTTTGCAATATTGCAGATGAGACAGCTTGAAGACATACAGACTTTAAGGATTCAAAGAGGATTTCACCTTTGAGCTCCAGATcacattaacccattaagacccagtgctacttttgtggcagttcccaaatggatttttctctctatttcacctttcttaagtgatttttcaccatttattataatattatccactgtaaattgcatttttcagtgtaaatcatgtatttttccctatatttaatttatagatcatggagatgttcattatAGCTCagaaaattcaatggttattatatcaaatcagagaaaaatttgcaaaaagtgactgggttttactgctgaatcaatgttgtagaacaaggggtgtcaaacttattttctttcaggggccctattcagcccaatttgatctccagtgggccggaccagtaaaataatagcataatagcctataaataatgacaactccaatttttttagtgcaaaaaataccattaaatgatgaaactatttctat
It encodes:
- the th gene encoding LOW QUALITY PROTEIN: tyrosine 3-monooxygenase (The sequence of the model RefSeq protein was modified relative to this genomic sequence to represent the inferred CDS: deleted 1 base in 1 codon) — translated: MPLSSSSTSSTKSIRRAASELERSDSITSPRFLGRRQSLIEDARKEREAAAAAASAAEASEQIVFEEDDGKALLNLFFTLRNSKTPALSRTLKVFETFEAKIHHLETRPCRKVKDSLGGLEYFVRCEVHLTDVSTLISSIKRNAEDVKTTKEVKFHWFPKKIADLDRCHHLVTKFDPDLDQDHPGYTDPTYRERRKMIGDIAFRYRHGETIPRVEYTEEEIGTWREVYSTLRDLYVTHACSEHLEAFRLLERHCGYSPDNIPQLEDVSSFLKERTGFLLRPVAGLLSARDFLASLAFRVFQCTQYIRHASSPMHSPEPDCVHELLGHVPMLADRTFAQFSQNLGLASLGASDEDIEKLSTLYWFTVEYGLCKQNGEVKAYGAGLLSSYGELVHSLSDEPEKREFEPEAAAVQPYQDQTYQPVYFVSESFPDAKEKFRTYVAGIKRPFSVRFDPFTSSIEVLDSPLKIQGGLESVKDELKMLTDALSVLS